In Acropora palmata chromosome 7, jaAcrPala1.3, whole genome shotgun sequence, one genomic interval encodes:
- the LOC141886410 gene encoding uncharacterized protein LOC141886410, whose product METVKSILVLWLSLSFGASSPQERKKVLILGAGVSGITAAKTLFEQGVTDFLVLEGQSYIGGRIRQASFAEMKVEMGANWIHHSDQDDNPLILLKNKNDLTATPSNYSRHIIKPTSTGSLDRVTKKASGLMRLSVSRPVKGYYWVLNPPSRFMLVGILSELQKKKTSFFFPRNDTGAEATNTHLFKEWTVARDKLFKLGEARGKEDIPPRDMPATTGLKKLGWRSDTPLKKLLSWSDINFQYGVGEEEASLNKMGAAGEDTFINDQRGVWSLYRDFYSNFPDKILVNQTVTRIKYGDESVEVTTAEGIIYAAEYALCTFSNGVLESKMVTLDPDLPDWKKEVIFRMRMVYYTKIFLKFPKKFWDDSEFILHVSKQGTGHFPHFQNLDRPGFFEGSRMLLATVTGDVALRIEAQDDSKTLDEIMQVLRNMYGDGIPNATGTMNLYYVAAIDVLQIEESFLIPNFLLVCRTVDPNNKPFSNIQILFLFIEIVVSKWSQNPYVRGSWSDPVVGTDHSAHANMARPIKNLFFGGEAVHGEWYGFMQGAYYSAREQANEIASLIRRKKRARQRLVLRVTSVCVPQVHKRNGCGGHCYRP is encoded by the exons ATGGAAACAGTAAAATCCATTCTTGTTCTCTGGTTAAGTCTTTCGTTTGGGGCATCATCCCCACAAGAGAGGAAAAAGGTTCTTATCCTTGGAGCTGGTGTATCGGGAATAACTGCCGCGAAAACTCTTTTCGAGCAAGGAGTCACAGACTTTCTTGTTTTGGAAGGTCAGAGTTACATTGGCGGACGCATAAGACAAGCATCGTTCGCAGAAATGAAAGTGGAAATGGGAGCGAATTGGATTCACCATAGTGACCAAGACGACAATCCACTCATCctgttgaaaaacaagaatgaTTTGACTGCAACCCCATCGAACTATAGTCGTCATATCATAAA GCCAACCTCGACCGGTTCGCTAGATCGTGTGACAAAGAAAGCGAGCGGTTTAATGCGACTCAGTGTTAGCAGGCCAGTGAAGGGATATTACTGGGTGCTCAATCCACCGTCTCGGTTCATGCTTGTCGGAATACTTAGCGagttacagaaaaaaaaaacatctttcttttttcctagGAATGATACGGGGGCTGAAGCCACAAACACTCACCTTTTTAAAGAATGGACAGTAGCCAGAGATAAACTATTCAAGTTGGGAGAAGCAAGAGGTAAAGAAGATATTCCCCCAAGAGATATGCCTGCCaccaccgggctgaaaaaacTGGGATGGAGATCGGATACTCCTCTTAAAAAACTTTTATCTTGGAGTGACATCAACTTCCAATATGGAGTTGGCGAGGAAGAAGCGTCGCTGAACAAAATGGGTGCTGCGGGCGAAGATACTTTCATAAATGACCAACGAGGAGTCTGGTCTCTTTATCGCGACTTTTATTCCAACTTTCCCGACAAAATATTGGTGAACCAAACAGTTACCAGGATTAAATACGGCGACGAAAGTGTCGAAGTCACCACAGCCGAGGGAATCATTTATGCTGCAGAGTATGCATTATGCACTTTCAGTAATGGAGTGTTGGAAAGTAAGATGGTGACACTCGACCCTGATCTGCCGGACTGGAAGAAAGAAGTCATTTTCCGAATGAGAATGGTTTACTACACCAagatttttctcaaattccCCAAAAAGTTCTGGGATGACTCGGAGTTTATTTTGCACGTTTCAAAACAAGGCACCGGTCATTTTCCACACTTTCAAAATCTTGACCGACCTGGCTTCTTTGAAGGATCAAGGATGCTACTTGCCACTGTTACAGGAGATGTGGCTCTGAGGATTGAAGCTCAGGATGACAGCAAAACTTTGGATGAAATCATGCAAGTATTACGAAACATGTATGGAGATGGCATCCCCAACGCCACAGGTACAATGAACCTGTACTATGTAGCCGCAATTGATGTATTGCAGATTGAGGAGTCGTTTCTAATTCC AAATTTCTTA TTAGTTTGTCGCACAGTAGACCCAAACAACAAACCTTTTTCCAATATTCAAATACTTTTTCTCTTCATAGAAATCGTGGTGAGCAAATGGTCACAAAATCCGTACGTCCGTGGATCCTGGTCTGATCCCGTGGTTGGCACAGATCATAGCGCTCACGCCAACATGGCTCGTCCAATAAAGAACCTATTCTTCGGTGGAGAAGCTGTACATGGAGAGTGGTACGGGTTCATGCAAGGAGCTTACTACAGTGCACGGGAGCAAGCCAACGAAATCGCAAGTCTTATTCGGCGAAAAAAGCGTGCACGTCAGCGACTCGTCCTCAGGGTTACCAGTGTATGCGTGCCTCAAGTGCATAAGCGTAATGGCTGTGGGGGCCACTGTTATCGGCCTTAA